The following coding sequences lie in one Paenibacillus durus ATCC 35681 genomic window:
- a CDS encoding S8 family serine peptidase — translation MRTKVAAVVGSMLIVTSLLAGSGYAKPANQAPQKQKYVLAFKTSLPADYETIVTKAGGTVLRAIPELGGLEAESERTDFLANLSGISGIQAANPELEYKLDEDIAAADGQPVTDIPQDAETYWPYQWDIQRITNNGASYKLETGGTTNPDGTVTHKAVVGVIDTGIDAEHPDLKANFLGGVNFVPAGVDASETGDPSDIRDREGHGTHVAGSIAADGKVKGVGPGLGIRSYRVFAAEGGAPTSWIAAAVVQAANDKVDVINLSLGGYDGIARYTYGGLKYNDVADFLLWKRALQYAVGHNVTVVAAAGNDSLNLNDSHAVVNYMNQTYGYLGLTFKSAVKEVPGTLPGVINVSSSNQWSSDKIAFYSNYGSAIDVAAPGGDNGPVYDASRNLDERDFHFRTLSTWPTYLAPYFTSNLTSYALLHGTSMAAPKVAGIAGVIKAAHPEYTPVQVQALIKQTANDLGKPGQDPLFGSGEANIFNALSR, via the coding sequence TTGAGAACAAAGGTCGCTGCTGTCGTAGGTTCAATGCTGATTGTCACCAGTTTGTTAGCCGGGTCCGGGTATGCCAAGCCGGCCAACCAGGCGCCCCAGAAACAAAAGTATGTGCTCGCATTTAAAACTTCACTTCCCGCAGACTATGAAACGATTGTAACGAAGGCGGGCGGTACAGTGCTTCGGGCCATCCCGGAATTGGGCGGACTCGAAGCGGAATCCGAAAGAACGGATTTTCTTGCGAATCTGAGCGGGATTTCCGGCATACAAGCGGCCAACCCCGAACTCGAGTACAAGCTGGATGAAGATATTGCGGCTGCCGACGGTCAGCCGGTGACTGATATTCCGCAGGACGCCGAGACGTATTGGCCTTATCAATGGGATATCCAGCGGATTACGAATAACGGGGCCTCCTACAAGCTGGAAACGGGCGGCACGACGAACCCTGACGGAACAGTCACGCACAAGGCGGTTGTAGGCGTCATCGATACGGGAATCGACGCCGAGCACCCTGACCTGAAGGCGAATTTCCTCGGGGGCGTGAACTTCGTCCCGGCAGGTGTAGACGCCAGTGAAACAGGCGATCCAAGCGACATCAGGGACCGCGAGGGTCACGGCACGCATGTGGCCGGCTCCATAGCCGCAGACGGCAAGGTCAAAGGCGTAGGTCCCGGCCTCGGTATCCGGTCGTACCGCGTATTCGCGGCAGAGGGCGGCGCTCCGACCTCATGGATCGCCGCAGCCGTCGTCCAGGCGGCCAATGACAAGGTCGACGTCATCAATCTGTCGCTCGGGGGTTACGACGGCATTGCCAGATACACTTATGGCGGCCTCAAGTACAACGATGTAGCGGATTTCCTCCTCTGGAAGCGCGCGCTGCAGTATGCCGTAGGCCATAACGTTACGGTCGTAGCAGCCGCCGGCAACGATTCGCTGAATCTGAACGACTCGCATGCTGTGGTCAACTATATGAACCAAACGTACGGCTACCTCGGCCTGACCTTCAAAAGCGCCGTAAAAGAAGTGCCGGGTACGCTTCCTGGCGTCATCAACGTCTCTTCGTCGAATCAATGGTCTTCGGACAAGATCGCGTTTTATTCCAACTATGGCAGCGCGATCGACGTCGCGGCTCCCGGCGGGGACAACGGTCCGGTCTATGACGCCAGCCGAAATCTGGACGAGCGGGATTTCCATTTCCGCACGCTCAGCACATGGCCGACCTATCTGGCTCCTTACTTCACCTCGAACCTGACGAGCTATGCGCTGCTGCACGGTACTTCGATGGCGGCTCCGAAGGTTGCGGGCATTGCGGGCGTCATCAAGGCCGCGCACCCGGAATATACGCCGGTCCAGGTACAAGCGCTCATTAAGCAGACGGCCAACGATCTAGGGAAGCCGGGGCAAGACCCTCTATTCGGCTCGGGCGAAGCCAATATCTTCAATGCATTAAGCCGATAA
- the hcp gene encoding hydroxylamine reductase, which translates to MSSMFCFQCQEAAKGTGCTIQGVCGKTSDVANLQDLLLYTVKGISIYSVKARELGVTDSASEQFIIKSLFATITNANFDRDGFIARVREGIVIRDGWKKRLDGSLADVPLAGHDAALWTPGTDEELEAKAAAVGVLATENEDVRSLRELLSYGLKGMAAYMEHAAVLGYHEASAQAFLERGLAATLNNELTADELVALVMECGKYGVDVMALLDRANTETYGNPEITKVNIGVGDRPGILISGHDLKDMEELLKQTEGTGVDVYTHSEMLPAHYYPAFKKYSHFVGNYGNAWWKQNEEFASFNGPILMTTNCVVPPKDSYKDRLYTTGNTGYPGIKHIADGVDGAPKDFSAIIEQAKTSAPPTGIESGEIVGGFAHAAVMGVADKVVDAVKTGAIKRFFVMAGCDGRMKSRNYYTDFAQALPSDTVILTAGCAKYKYNKLDLGDIGGIPRVLDAGQCNDSYSLAVIALKLKEVFGLEDINELPISYNIAWYEQKAVIVLLALLYLGVKNIHLGPTLPAFLSPNVAKVLVDTFGIGGITTVDEDIERFLSVV; encoded by the coding sequence ATGAGCAGTATGTTTTGTTTTCAGTGTCAGGAGGCGGCGAAAGGAACGGGGTGCACGATTCAGGGGGTATGCGGCAAGACTAGCGATGTCGCCAATCTGCAGGATCTTCTGCTGTACACGGTGAAGGGCATTTCCATTTATTCGGTAAAGGCCCGTGAGCTTGGAGTAACCGACAGCGCATCGGAGCAGTTCATCATCAAGAGCCTGTTCGCGACCATCACCAACGCCAACTTTGACCGTGACGGCTTTATTGCCAGAGTCAGAGAAGGGATTGTTATTCGCGATGGCTGGAAAAAGCGGCTGGATGGCTCGCTTGCGGACGTTCCGCTCGCAGGCCATGACGCCGCGCTCTGGACGCCGGGTACGGACGAAGAGCTGGAAGCCAAGGCGGCGGCTGTGGGCGTGCTTGCAACCGAGAACGAGGACGTTCGCTCCCTGCGCGAGCTGCTCTCCTATGGCTTGAAAGGCATGGCCGCTTATATGGAGCATGCAGCGGTGCTCGGCTACCATGAAGCAAGCGCGCAAGCTTTCCTTGAACGCGGACTTGCCGCCACGTTAAACAATGAGCTGACGGCGGACGAGCTGGTCGCTCTCGTTATGGAATGCGGCAAGTACGGCGTTGACGTGATGGCGCTGCTGGACCGTGCCAATACGGAAACGTACGGCAATCCGGAAATTACGAAGGTGAACATCGGCGTCGGCGACCGCCCGGGAATTCTCATCAGCGGCCACGACCTGAAGGACATGGAAGAGCTGCTGAAGCAGACGGAAGGGACCGGAGTCGACGTATACACGCACAGCGAAATGCTACCCGCCCATTACTATCCGGCTTTCAAGAAGTACAGCCATTTTGTCGGCAACTACGGCAATGCCTGGTGGAAGCAAAACGAGGAATTCGCAAGCTTTAACGGCCCGATCCTGATGACGACTAACTGCGTCGTGCCGCCGAAGGACAGCTACAAGGACCGGCTGTATACCACAGGCAACACGGGCTATCCCGGCATCAAGCATATCGCGGACGGCGTAGACGGCGCTCCCAAGGACTTCTCCGCCATCATCGAGCAGGCGAAGACCAGTGCGCCTCCGACCGGAATCGAGAGCGGCGAAATTGTCGGCGGCTTTGCTCATGCGGCCGTAATGGGAGTAGCCGACAAGGTGGTCGATGCGGTGAAGACCGGTGCGATCAAGCGCTTCTTCGTGATGGCCGGCTGCGACGGACGGATGAAGAGCCGGAATTACTATACCGATTTTGCCCAGGCGCTTCCAAGCGATACGGTGATCCTGACGGCTGGCTGTGCCAAATACAAGTACAACAAGCTCGATCTTGGCGATATCGGCGGCATTCCTCGCGTACTGGACGCGGGTCAATGCAATGACTCCTACTCGCTGGCTGTGATCGCGCTGAAGCTGAAGGAAGTATTCGGCCTGGAGGACATCAACGAACTGCCGATTTCGTACAATATTGCGTGGTATGAGCAAAAAGCGGTGATCGTGCTGCTGGCGCTGCTCTATCTGGGTGTCAAAAACATCCACCTCGGCCCGACGCTACCGGCCTTCCTGTCCCCGAATGTGGCGAAGGTACTGGTCGACACGTTCGGCATCGGCGGCATTACGACGGTGGACGAAGACATTGAGCGTTTCCTGTCCGTCGTATAA
- a CDS encoding Crp/Fnr family transcriptional regulator, which translates to MKPEPDVLQTCLFFRGKSIEELDAMLETMRYTVRDCSKSEMIISEGETADRLGIVLSGVVEVHKIHPGGGGLTIARLGKGQTFGEAVLFRRENIYPATIISAGRSTVMFIGKQELLRLFAADTDMLSRYMENLSERLVMVNRKLEILSAGSLRRRVVHDLLQQADRQETDTLRLPFSRKEWAEHLNAARPSLSREMGLLRDNGWIAFKGNTVTLLDRKKLEDFMEREE; encoded by the coding sequence ATGAAGCCGGAGCCTGACGTGCTGCAGACCTGCCTGTTTTTCCGAGGGAAGAGTATAGAAGAGCTTGACGCGATGCTGGAAACGATGCGCTATACCGTCCGGGACTGCAGCAAGTCCGAGATGATTATCAGCGAAGGCGAGACCGCCGACCGGCTGGGGATTGTGCTCTCCGGAGTGGTGGAGGTTCACAAAATTCATCCCGGCGGAGGCGGCTTAACCATCGCCAGGCTGGGAAAGGGGCAGACCTTCGGGGAAGCGGTGCTGTTCCGGAGGGAGAACATATATCCGGCCACTATTATTTCTGCGGGGCGCAGCACCGTAATGTTCATCGGCAAGCAGGAGCTGCTTCGGCTGTTCGCCGCAGACACCGACATGCTGTCCAGGTATATGGAGAATCTGTCCGAGCGGCTCGTTATGGTTAACCGCAAGCTTGAAATCCTCTCGGCCGGTTCGCTGCGCCGCCGGGTTGTGCATGATTTGCTGCAACAAGCGGACCGGCAGGAGACGGATACCCTTCGGCTGCCTTTCAGCCGCAAGGAATGGGCCGAGCATCTGAATGCCGCGCGTCCTTCGCTGTCCCGGGAAATGGGCCTGCTGCGCGATAATGGCTGGATTGCGTTCAAAGGAAATACGGTTACACTGCTGGACCGGAAGAAACTGGAGGACTTCATGGAGCGGGAGGAATAA
- a CDS encoding HD domain-containing phosphohydrolase produces MKGLNLGREGDSIAQEHQLSSDHLLLARGDGSEIILQTIKPDKQFYLYPGEEADTMEFFYILEGKCSYKADNENIILSQGDYFYTHYLQEAVYFSTLTELKLLWYTTKPAFHLISHRIRKLEDVLKQVEEKDNYTYQHSGRVQKYCLMVARMLRMPKDQLEDLYFAAAFHDVGKIHTPEEILNKPGRLTAEEFEIVKRHCYDGYLMVKDLYYNNICLIILQHHERLDGSGYPYGIKEEEILLEAKIIGIADTFDAMTSDRPYRKGLPPEIAMDELKRLSGIHYDAELVQLFEQALIADGVLKPEEK; encoded by the coding sequence ATGAAGGGCCTGAACTTGGGAAGGGAAGGAGACAGCATCGCGCAAGAACATCAATTATCCTCTGACCACCTCCTATTGGCGAGAGGTGACGGCTCGGAAATAATTTTACAGACTATTAAGCCAGACAAACAATTCTATCTTTATCCCGGCGAAGAAGCCGACACCATGGAGTTCTTCTACATACTTGAAGGTAAATGCAGCTATAAGGCTGACAATGAGAATATCATCCTCAGTCAAGGCGATTATTTTTACACTCATTATCTGCAGGAAGCGGTTTATTTCAGTACCCTTACCGAGCTAAAGCTGTTGTGGTACACAACGAAGCCTGCGTTTCATCTTATCAGCCATCGGATCAGGAAGCTGGAGGATGTTCTCAAACAAGTAGAAGAAAAGGATAACTATACTTACCAGCATAGCGGGCGAGTGCAGAAATACTGCTTAATGGTGGCCAGAATGCTTCGAATGCCAAAGGATCAGCTTGAAGACTTATACTTTGCGGCTGCATTTCATGATGTCGGCAAAATTCATACTCCGGAAGAAATTCTGAACAAGCCCGGACGCTTGACAGCTGAAGAGTTTGAAATTGTAAAACGGCATTGTTATGATGGGTACCTAATGGTTAAGGATTTGTATTACAACAATATCTGCCTAATCATCCTGCAGCATCATGAGCGATTGGACGGTTCCGGCTATCCTTACGGGATTAAGGAAGAAGAAATCCTACTGGAGGCCAAAATTATCGGTATTGCCGATACCTTTGATGCCATGACCTCCGACCGGCCTTACCGTAAGGGCCTTCCCCCCGAGATCGCCATGGACGAGCTTAAACGGCTGTCGGGAATCCACTATGACGCCGAATTGGTCCAGCTGTTTGAACAAGCGTTAATCGCAGACGGAGTGCTGAAGCCCGAAGAGAAATAA
- a CDS encoding ABC transporter substrate binding protein, which yields MGTRMAFSKKRRMWSVLWLLLLFALICQPAEVKAVEANTPQQNVLILHSYHKGFSWTDDQNIGIEERLKSSKVPPVIYTEYMDWKRYPSEENLQRFYELIKGKYAKLHIDAIITTDDRAFDFAAKNRKELLSDAPIIFSGINEVGYDQIKDQKNISGVIENIDPSETIKMALYINPSIRNVYLVYDNSESGLSTAQLVIKKLNSMNLGLKLHSMNQMSEEEIERTVSSLSSDSILLATTFYSDVTGKVTELDRFSSEIAAISTVPLYYMYEYGLNHGAFGGNLLSGKLLGEKAANVALRVLHGESPDRIPVSYAGTSRNVFDYNQLQHFHIKVKDLPPDSEVINKPFSFYETYRSLVLILIAVFSVLIVFIAVLLFHASVVRGIRKQLMESNERFSLAAYGADAVIWDLDMTTMTYYFSDRWYELLGYEVGELDEFYVGWKGIIHPDDLEQEDRQRREHLSGRSAYYYSEYRIRTKSGEYKWFQARGKVLQNEQGGYVRFAGSMTDVTDLKGYESKLQISYQELESTYEELTALQDELLEQYNKVVENQTLLQTSEEKHRLLAYNDELSGLPNRLSLTEELKEYIEENAGGQAALYFLDIDNFKYINDTMGHTLGDRLLMLAGERLLGIAQDQSRHYRFGGDEFVILLKDMERPEQTVFYAEAMIQSFKEPFQLGDSTVHVSISVGIAQYPRDGKSAEELLKNADIAMYKAKQAGKGTYVLYGQKMQQYFDERMIIEKHLRGAIHNNELSLHYQPKVNLHTGDLWGFEALIRWNSPVLGFVSPLSFIRIAEDCRLIVPIGEWVLRRACLFLAGLHRQGKGPYHISVNISVIQLLLEDFSDTVLKILRETGLDPRYLELEITESIFMESFEEISAKLEFLKKWGIGIALDDFGTGYSSLSYLKQLPITTLKIDKSFIDSILEEKSSMPLAGSIVAIGHDMGLSVTAEGVETEEQLDFLKRMSCDKVQGYYISRPIPESQVQSWIREYKQGGLTAEEPKRKSK from the coding sequence ATGGGAACAAGGATGGCTTTTTCTAAAAAAAGGCGAATGTGGAGCGTATTGTGGCTGCTTCTGCTCTTCGCACTGATTTGCCAGCCTGCAGAGGTCAAGGCCGTTGAAGCTAACACTCCCCAGCAGAATGTGCTGATCCTGCACTCCTATCATAAAGGATTCTCTTGGACGGACGACCAGAACATCGGCATTGAAGAGCGGCTGAAGAGCTCGAAGGTTCCTCCCGTCATTTATACGGAATACATGGATTGGAAAAGGTATCCGAGCGAGGAAAATCTGCAGCGTTTTTACGAATTGATCAAAGGCAAATACGCAAAATTACATATCGACGCTATTATAACGACGGATGACCGCGCGTTCGATTTTGCAGCCAAGAACCGAAAAGAGCTGTTAAGCGACGCGCCCATTATTTTCAGCGGCATAAATGAGGTCGGCTATGATCAAATCAAGGACCAGAAGAACATCAGCGGCGTTATCGAGAATATCGACCCTTCCGAAACGATAAAAATGGCGCTTTACATTAATCCCTCCATCCGCAATGTCTACCTGGTGTACGATAACTCGGAGAGCGGCTTGTCTACAGCCCAATTAGTCATAAAGAAACTGAATTCGATGAACCTTGGCCTGAAGCTCCACAGCATGAACCAAATGTCAGAAGAAGAAATCGAGCGGACCGTATCGTCGCTTTCCTCCGACAGCATTCTGCTGGCGACAACTTTTTATAGCGATGTTACCGGCAAAGTTACCGAGCTTGACCGGTTTTCAAGCGAAATTGCGGCCATCAGCACGGTCCCGCTTTACTACATGTATGAATACGGACTCAATCACGGCGCATTCGGCGGAAACCTGCTCAGCGGGAAGCTTCTGGGGGAGAAAGCTGCGAATGTGGCGCTGCGCGTCCTTCACGGAGAAAGTCCGGACAGAATTCCCGTCTCTTACGCCGGCACGAGCCGCAATGTGTTTGACTACAACCAATTGCAGCACTTCCATATTAAGGTGAAGGACCTCCCTCCGGACAGCGAGGTGATTAACAAGCCGTTCTCTTTTTACGAGACGTATCGGAGCCTTGTGCTGATCCTTATCGCGGTGTTCTCCGTGCTGATTGTATTTATCGCCGTGCTGCTGTTCCATGCCTCGGTGGTCAGAGGTATCCGGAAACAGTTGATGGAGAGCAACGAGAGATTCAGTCTGGCGGCGTATGGCGCCGATGCGGTAATCTGGGATCTTGACATGACGACGATGACCTATTACTTCTCGGACAGATGGTACGAACTGCTGGGCTATGAAGTCGGGGAGCTTGACGAGTTCTATGTCGGCTGGAAAGGGATTATTCATCCCGATGATCTCGAACAGGAGGACCGGCAGCGGAGAGAGCATCTATCCGGACGGTCTGCATACTATTACAGCGAATACCGTATACGGACCAAATCGGGGGAATATAAGTGGTTTCAGGCCAGGGGCAAGGTGCTGCAGAACGAGCAGGGCGGCTATGTCCGGTTTGCCGGATCGATGACGGATGTTACGGATCTTAAAGGATACGAGAGCAAGCTTCAGATAAGCTACCAGGAGTTGGAGTCGACCTATGAGGAATTGACCGCCCTGCAGGATGAACTGCTGGAGCAGTACAACAAGGTGGTCGAGAACCAGACGCTGCTTCAGACCAGCGAGGAGAAGCACCGGCTTCTCGCTTATAACGACGAGCTTAGCGGACTGCCGAACCGGTTGTCCCTAACAGAGGAACTGAAGGAGTATATTGAAGAGAATGCGGGCGGCCAGGCCGCGCTGTACTTTTTGGACATCGATAACTTCAAATATATTAATGATACGATGGGGCATACCCTTGGCGACCGGCTGCTTATGCTGGCCGGAGAGAGGCTGCTGGGGATAGCCCAGGACCAGAGCAGGCATTACCGGTTCGGCGGAGACGAATTCGTTATCCTGCTGAAAGACATGGAGCGGCCGGAGCAGACTGTCTTCTACGCTGAGGCGATGATTCAAAGCTTCAAAGAGCCGTTCCAGCTCGGCGACAGCACCGTGCATGTCTCCATCAGCGTCGGCATTGCCCAGTATCCGCGGGATGGCAAGAGCGCCGAGGAGCTGCTGAAGAACGCCGATATTGCCATGTATAAGGCCAAGCAGGCGGGCAAAGGAACGTACGTCCTGTATGGACAGAAAATGCAGCAGTATTTTGACGAACGGATGATCATTGAGAAGCATTTGAGAGGAGCCATCCATAACAACGAGCTCTCCCTGCATTACCAGCCCAAGGTGAATCTGCATACGGGAGATCTCTGGGGGTTCGAGGCGCTGATTCGGTGGAACAGCCCGGTTCTGGGATTTGTCTCGCCCCTCTCCTTTATTCGGATTGCGGAAGACTGCCGCCTAATTGTGCCGATTGGGGAATGGGTTCTGCGGAGAGCCTGCCTTTTTCTTGCAGGACTTCACCGTCAGGGCAAGGGCCCTTACCATATTTCGGTCAATATTTCGGTGATCCAGCTGCTGCTTGAGGATTTTTCAGATACCGTGCTGAAGATTTTGCGTGAAACGGGGCTTGACCCCCGGTATTTGGAACTGGAGATTACGGAGTCCATTTTTATGGAATCTTTTGAGGAAATCAGCGCCAAGCTGGAGTTTTTGAAGAAATGGGGGATCGGGATTGCCCTTGATGATTTCGGGACAGGCTACTCTTCCCTCAGCTATTTGAAGCAGCTGCCGATTACTACACTCAAAATCGACAAATCGTTTATCGACAGCATTCTTGAGGAGAAGAGCAGCATGCCGCTGGCAGGCTCCATAGTCGCAATCGGCCATGATATGGGTCTAAGCGTCACCGCAGAAGGAGTCGAAACGGAGGAACAGCTGGATTTTCTGAAGAGGATGAGCTGCGACAAGGTTCAGGGCTACTACATCAGCCGGCCGATTCCCGAGAGTCAGGTTCAGTCCTGGATTCGGGAGTATAAGCAAGGGGGATTGACTGCCGAAGAACCCAAGAGAAAATCCAAATAA
- the tnpB gene encoding IS200/IS605 family element RNA-guided endonuclease TnpB, which translates to MLVHKAYKYRIYPNPEQRQLIHQMFGCCRFVFNHFLVKWNETYTATGKGLSYNTCATQLPALKQQFDWLKSVDSIALQSAVRNVADSFERFFKKQNQAPRFKSRKHPVQSYTTKYTNDNIAIDGNRLKLPKLSWLRFANSRACEGRILSATLRRNAAGKYFVSILCEVEMNPLPQTDKEIGIDLGLKELAVCSDGLRVANPKVFRKYEQKLAFWQRRMARRNQGGSNWQKAKQKVAQIHEKIVGSRHDVLHQLTTKLIRENQTISIENLSVANMLKNHRLAKSIADASWGEFARQILYKAEWYGRSVKVADTFAPTSQRCHVCGTIHPEVKKLSVRQWTCPSCHTHHDRDENAAHNIKSLGV; encoded by the coding sequence ATGTTGGTGCATAAAGCTTACAAATATCGCATCTATCCAAATCCGGAACAACGGCAACTCATCCATCAAATGTTTGGCTGTTGCCGCTTTGTCTTCAATCATTTCTTAGTCAAATGGAACGAAACCTATACGGCAACAGGCAAAGGGTTGTCCTATAACACCTGTGCCACACAGCTTCCTGCACTCAAACAGCAATTTGACTGGTTGAAATCGGTTGATAGCATTGCTTTGCAATCAGCGGTGCGAAACGTGGCAGACAGCTTTGAACGTTTCTTCAAGAAACAAAATCAGGCTCCTCGTTTCAAAAGCCGCAAGCATCCTGTGCAAAGCTACACTACCAAATATACCAATGATAACATTGCTATTGATGGAAACCGACTGAAACTACCGAAGCTTAGCTGGCTTCGCTTTGCCAACTCCAGAGCGTGTGAAGGTCGCATTCTTTCGGCTACCCTGCGGCGAAATGCGGCAGGCAAATATTTTGTATCCATCCTCTGCGAAGTGGAAATGAATCCTCTGCCGCAGACCGATAAGGAGATCGGCATTGACCTTGGACTCAAGGAATTAGCGGTCTGCTCTGATGGGTTGCGGGTTGCCAATCCCAAAGTGTTTCGCAAATATGAACAAAAACTTGCATTTTGGCAACGCCGCATGGCTCGCCGTAACCAAGGGGGCTCCAATTGGCAAAAAGCCAAACAGAAGGTTGCCCAAATCCATGAGAAGATCGTGGGCAGCCGCCATGATGTTTTGCATCAACTCACCACGAAGCTGATTCGTGAAAACCAAACGATCAGCATCGAAAATCTGAGCGTGGCGAACATGCTCAAAAATCACCGGCTGGCCAAATCCATCGCCGATGCGTCCTGGGGTGAATTTGCCCGTCAGATTTTGTATAAAGCGGAATGGTATGGACGCTCGGTGAAGGTGGCTGACACGTTCGCTCCAACGAGCCAAAGGTGTCATGTATGCGGCACTATCCATCCCGAAGTAAAGAAATTGTCTGTGCGGCAATGGACATGTCCATCGTGCCATACCCATCATGATCGAGATGAAAATGCAGCACATAACATCAAAAGCCTTGGTGTTTAA
- the gtfA gene encoding sucrose phosphorylase, giving the protein MTIKNEIMLITYADSIGKNLQETAELLSAHFKDIVGGVHILPFYPSSADRGFAPLTYEEVDPEFGDWDDVAKIANDFYLMYDFMINHISRSSAYFKDFQENKDNSPYRDLFIRYKDFWPGGEPTQEDVDAIYKRKPRAPYIDVTFADGTTEKIWCTFDEEQIDLNLYSETTKRFVKEQLQGLAERGASIIRLDAFAYATKKPGTSCFFIEPDTWEMLDEVKAILEPYGTELLPEIHEHYSIQLKLADKGYWVYDFALPMLVLHALYSGKSERLTHWLNICPRKQFTTLDTHDGIGVVDAADLMTPEEIEETKNNLFSQGANVKRVYNTMAYNNLDIYQLNCTYYSALGDDDDAYVLARAIQFFTPGIPQVYYVGLLAGKNDIELLEQTKVGRNINRHYYTKEEVEENLERPVLKRLFALMKFRNSYGAFDGNLTVVDNGGGSKLELIWTNGPLRTTLSADLATREFTVHYTDEHSGEETLLAGV; this is encoded by the coding sequence TTGACTATTAAAAATGAGATTATGCTGATCACGTACGCCGACAGCATTGGCAAAAACCTGCAGGAGACCGCCGAACTGCTTTCCGCTCATTTTAAGGATATTGTTGGAGGCGTTCACATTCTGCCCTTTTACCCCTCCTCCGCCGACCGCGGATTCGCCCCGCTGACTTACGAGGAAGTCGATCCTGAGTTTGGAGACTGGGATGATGTCGCCAAGATTGCAAACGATTTCTATCTGATGTACGATTTCATGATTAACCATATTTCCCGCAGCTCGGCCTATTTCAAAGACTTTCAAGAGAACAAGGACAATTCCCCTTATCGCGATCTGTTTATCCGTTACAAGGACTTCTGGCCGGGCGGCGAGCCGACGCAGGAAGACGTTGACGCGATTTACAAGCGCAAACCAAGAGCGCCATACATTGATGTAACCTTTGCCGATGGAACAACCGAGAAAATCTGGTGCACCTTCGACGAGGAGCAAATCGACCTTAATCTGTATTCGGAAACGACGAAACGGTTCGTGAAGGAACAGCTTCAGGGTCTGGCCGAACGGGGCGCTTCGATCATTCGTCTGGATGCCTTTGCATACGCTACCAAAAAGCCGGGCACAAGCTGCTTCTTTATTGAACCCGATACCTGGGAAATGCTTGACGAGGTCAAAGCCATTCTGGAGCCATACGGAACGGAGCTGCTTCCGGAAATACATGAGCATTACAGCATCCAGTTGAAGCTTGCGGACAAGGGGTATTGGGTATACGACTTCGCGCTGCCGATGCTTGTGCTGCATGCGCTGTACAGCGGGAAGTCGGAACGGCTGACTCACTGGCTGAACATTTGCCCGCGCAAACAGTTCACCACGCTGGATACGCATGACGGCATTGGCGTTGTCGACGCCGCCGACCTGATGACCCCCGAGGAAATCGAGGAAACGAAGAACAACCTGTTCTCACAGGGCGCCAATGTGAAGCGGGTCTACAATACGATGGCCTACAACAATCTGGATATCTACCAGCTCAACTGTACCTACTATTCGGCCCTGGGCGACGATGACGACGCCTATGTGCTGGCCCGCGCCATCCAGTTCTTTACTCCCGGCATACCGCAGGTTTATTATGTCGGGCTCTTAGCCGGCAAGAACGATATCGAGCTGCTGGAGCAAACGAAGGTCGGACGCAACATCAACCGCCATTACTATACGAAGGAAGAAGTTGAAGAAAATCTCGAGCGTCCCGTGCTGAAGCGGCTGTTCGCGCTGATGAAATTCCGCAACAGCTACGGAGCTTTTGACGGTAATTTGACTGTGGTAGACAACGGGGGCGGCTCCAAATTAGAATTAATATGGACGAATGGACCGCTTCGCACCACATTATCCGCCGATCTGGCGACACGGGAGTTCACGGTTCATTATACGGATGAGCACTCCGGCGAAGAGACGCTGCTGGCCGGAGTGTGA